Genomic DNA from Pigmentiphaga litoralis:
TAGCACAGGCTGGGTATCGTCAGCCCGATCATGACCCACAGGTCCAATGCCCGTTCGACCCGGTAGTACAGACCCATGAAGACGCCAAGCGGCACGCCGATCAGCATGGCGAGCACCAGACCGCCGATCACCCGCCAGAGCGTCATGCCCAGGTGGGTCATGACATTGCCTGCCGCAATGTCGGCGATCAGGGTCTGCGTGGTCAGCAGCGGACCCGGCAGGACTTCCGGTGTCATCAGCGCGGAAATGGCTGCCCATAACGCAATGGCGACCAGGACCGAAGCAAGTCGTATCTTCATGAGATCTCTCGGGAAACGGAAGGACGGGAATCGGATTGGCGATGGGCGACACGTTCCAGGCACGCGTTCGCCAGGTCATTGCAGCGGGTAAGCAGGGCAGTTTCATCGATGAAGGTCAGGCGCCGGTCCCGCATCCGGACGCTGCCGTCGACAATCACGTCGCGCACATCGGCGCCCCGCGCGCTGAAGACCAGGCAGGCATCCAGATTGGACGCCGGCGTCAGGTGCGGCTGGCGCAGATCCAGGGTGATCACGTCGGCGCGCTTGCCCACTTCCAGCGACCCGGTCTGATGGCTGATGCCCAGCGCCCGCGCGCCTTCGATCGTTGCCATGCGCAGGGCCCGCCGCGCGGGCAGCACGGACGGGTCCCCCACCGCGGTCTTGGCCGTGGCGCATGCATATTTCATGCTCTCGAACAGGTCCTGCCCGCAATTGGCGGCCGGTCCGTTCGTCGCCAGGCCACAGGTCACACCGGCATCCAGGAAGGGTTTCAGCGAAGGAAAGCCGGTGCCCCAGAACAGGCGGGTCTGCGGGTCGAGCACGACCGACGTGCCGGAGTCCACGAGCAGTTCGATTTCATGCGCCGACAGGTCGGACACGCCCACCGCCTGGACATCCGGTCCCAGGCATCCTGTTTCGTGCAGCAGTTCGACATTGCGGACAGGGCGGCCGTAATGACGGGCGATGACGCGGTTGAATTCCTGTGATTCCGCAACGTGCATGTGCAGCGGCAGGCCCAGGTCATTGGCCAGGGCACGCGTATGACGCAGCATGGATTCGTCCACCGCCCATGGCAGCAGGGGGCCGATCGCCAGACGCAGCCGGCCGTTGTCGGCGCCGTGCCAGTCCCGCGCCAGCGCGGTGACCCGGCGCGTCTGCTCCGCTGGCGTTTCCGCAAAGGCAGGGTCGAAATGGCGCGCCTCGAACGCGCGCGCCACCATGCCGCGCAGGCCTGCCTGGCGCATCGCTTCAAACGCAAGCGTCTCGGGGGAAAACGTGTCGGTCCGGGCCGCAAAAAGATTTTCCACGACCGTGGTGTTGCCGTTCTTCAGGTTTTCGACACATCCCAGCAACTGGGCATGCAGCATGGCTGCGTCGTCCATCGCAGCCATGACCGGCATCTGCCGATCCAGCCAGGTCAGCAGGTCGACATCAGTCGCCAGGGTCCTGCCGAAAATCATGCACAGGTGGGTGTGGCAATTGACCAGCCCCGGCATGACCGCTTTGCCGGTGGCATCCATCCGATCGGCATCGACCTGCTCGGGCAGTCCCGACCGCGGGCCGACATACAAAATGCGGTCATCTTCGATGAGCACACAGCCCGAGTCGAAGATGTCGTGTCGGTCATTGATGGTCAAGACCGTGCCGTTTTCGATCAGTAGGCGCGACATGGCGCTCCTTCAGGCAGGAAACAGGATCAGGCGGCGTTGGCGCGATGAAGCGGCGAGCCGGCGGCAACTTCGGTAATGTGGCGGGCGGCGGCCACCACATGCAGGACGGCCTGCTTGAGTGCGGCGTCCTGCAATCGGTAGGCGGGGGCGGCGATGGTGACGGCGCCGAGCAGGGCGCCCGATGGGAAGAACGCGGGCGCGGACACACTGCGCACCCCCGCTTCGATTTCGCCGTCGCTGATGGCGTACCCCTGGTCGCGGATGCGTTGCAGCAATTGCTCCAGCGTCTTGGGTTCTACCGCTGTCTGGTTGGGCAGGCGATGACGAGGCAGCATGCGTGCCCGTTCCGCATCGGTCATGTAGGCAAGGTGAACCTTGGCGGACGACCCGGCAAACAAAGGTGTGTTGCTGACGGGTTCGGCCGACACCCTGACCGCCTGCCGGCTTTCGACCGAGAGCGAGCAGAACACGCGGTCTCCCATTCGCGTCGTGAACAACGCGGTTTCACCGGTCGCCGCCGCCAGCTGGTTGATGTAGACCTCGGCAATCGCGGCCGACGATGCCGGGTCTTCGCAGGTCCGCACCAGATTCACGAAGCCGGACGCCAATCGGTAGGTGCCATTGCCATCGATGTCTTCGATCAGGCCCCTGTCGCGCAGAATCTGCAGATAGCGGTAGGTTGAACTGCGCGAGGTGCCGAACTTCCGGGCAATGGCGGATGCGGTCAGCACCACATCGGGTTTGACGAACGCCAGCCACATATCAACGATGCGTTCGAACGACGGGTACCGCGCATTGAGTTCGCTTCGATCAGTCATGGCCACTTCCTCTGGATTCCCGGAGCGTTGGACGTCGTGTACATCATGGAAGGAATGCCAGACGCAGAGCAACGGATAGTCCCACCCTGAGGGACTGAAGCGGGGTTTATTTCCAGCAGCCGCAAAAGATCGCGGCGTCGTGAATCAGCATGCAGGCGTGCGGGGGCCGGGCCTGTCTTTCCGCAGAAAGCAGGCCCGAAGCCGTCAAGGAACGGTCAGATGCGAAATTCGACGACGGCGGCGCCGCTGCCATACGACGGGCCGTAGCCGAGCGTTCGTGCACCCTGGAACCGGTCGCCGAGTGCGCCAAGAATCCAGTGAAGATGCTTGAACCCCATGTCGACCTTGGCCGCCTTGGCATAGGCAGGCGCCTGGGCCTTGACCGCGGCAAGATCGCCGCCTTCAAGCAGTCCCAGCATGTGGCGGTTGGCCGTGTCATCCGCTTCGGTCAGCAGATGGTCGGTCGCGATATCGATGTCTTCACGGAATGCCGAACCCGACAGTCCGCCTACGCCCACGACAGCGACCCGCTTGCCCTGTTCTGCGGCGCAGGCCACGGCGGCCGCGCCAAGCCGCGCCGTCATGTCCCCATCGTGGTAAAGGTTGTTGGACGTCAGGACCACCGGTGTCTTCGCATCCTTCAACAGATAGTGCGCGGCAACGATGGAGCCCGTATCGATCGGGAAGTGGTCGTAGTCGACGTCGCGGGACCGCACGCCAAACGCGGCCGTGGACGCAATGCACGCCTGCGCAAGCGCCGTGTCCACCTGGATATCAAACGGCAGCTTGCCGTACTCGTGCCAGTTCTCATCCACGTGGGAACCTGAAATGGCGGGCCGCGTCTGCCAGAGCTGATCGAGCACGGCGATCCACTGCGTGGAATACACCAGCACGACATCCGGCTTGCTCGCGGCAAGCGCCGCACCTGCCTGGCGGTAGGCGTCGGCCAGCGGACGCCACGGGGGATTGCTTTCGCGCAGCATGGGCAAGGGGGTGCCGGGCACCAGGAATGCACTCACTATCGTCATGACATTCTCTCTTGATGGGTGTCCGCAAGGGGTCAGGCGGGGATCGTTTCTACAGGCGCGGCAAGGCCGGCTTTGACCAGATTCCATTCCATGACGGCGTTGCCGGTGCCAATGACCGACCCGTAGCCATGCAGCTCGCCAGGAATGTTCGGATACCCCATCGCAGCAAACATCCAGGTCAGGGCGCCGGACTTCACTTCGGCAAAGGCTTCTTCGATAAATTGGGGCTGCAGCTTGAAGTAGTCATCCACTTTGCCCTGGCGCAGCATTTCAATGACACGCATGTCCCACTTGTAGCCCTCGAAGTTTTCCGGATGTTCCTTCGACATGTCTTCCGGGATCGCAGGCTCTTCGTGGAAATGCCAATGCGACAAGGTGTTCGAGGCAAGCAGCACCGCCCTGCGTCCTGTCTTTTCAATCGCGCGGCGAGTGGCCTTGCCCAGGATGTCCATCTCCTGCAGTCCTTCTTCGGTGTTCAGGTAATACGGCGAGTTGTTCGCCGAAATGCCCACCACGGGAATGTCCCACTGCGGCCGGATCATGTGCAGGGTCGTGATGGTCCCGTAGTCGACGCGAAAGTCCGGGTTGCGCATCATCTTTGCCACCAGTCCGCCTGCCCGCGCTTCGTCGCAGCACGCTTCGGCCAATTCGACATCGACATCCAGGCCGAACTCGTACCGGAACAGGTTGGGGAAAATGGGATCGACGGACTTGCCGGCCAGTCGTGGCACACCCAGAAAGTGGTGGCCGACCTGCGTCATCCAGTGGGGCGAGTGGACCAGCAATACGTCAGGTTTCAGCGCGTCCAGCGAAGCACGTGCGCGCTCGTAGGCCCAGCGCAGGGGCTCCCATCCTCCTTGCGAGCGGGGTTCGTTCTGCGGGGGATTTTCGCCATAGACCAGGTGCGGGGGATGCGGGGCAAGAAACCCGCCGATGATGGATCCTTGTTGCATGATGGCTCCTCGAAGTCGCTTGGCCGAGAAGGGGTATCAGGACAGCGGGGCAGCAAGCGATGACCCATTCTTTGCCGATGTGGGTCGGGCAACAAGGTCGAGTCCTCGATGGCGGGACTGGCCAGCACAAATTTTGCAAGGGAGGGGGAGTCGCACAGCGGGCGCTGGGCGGTTGCCGGGTCTGCCGCGATGGCAGACCCGGACAGGAAGTGGCGTACCGGGTCCTGCTGCTTACCGGCCCTGCGATTTCAGCAGCGCATCCAGACGCGGATACACGCGGCGGGCGTTGCCTTCGAAGATCATCTGGCGGGTGTCGGTCGTGATGTCGGTGTTGTCGACATAACGGCGGGTGTCGTCGAAGTAGTGGCCCGTGTCCGGGTCGATGCCGCGGACGGCGCCGATCATTTCGCTGGCGAACAGGATGTTTTCCGCCGGGATGACTTCGGTCAGCAGGTCGATGCCCGGCTGGTGGTAGACGCAGGTGTCAAAGAAGATGTTCTTGAGCAGGTGTTCGCGCGGCTCGGGCTTTTTCAGGGCCTGGGCCAGGCCGCGGAAGCGACCCCAGTGGTAGGGCACGGCGCCGCCGCCATGGGGGATGATGAAGCGCAGCGACGGAAAGTCCTTGAACAGGTCGGATTCCAGGCACTGCATGAAGGCGGTGGTGTCGGCGTTCAGGTAGTGGGCGCCGGTGGTGTGGAAGCACACGTTGCAGCTCTGGCTGACGTGGACCATGGCGGGCACGTCATATTCGACCAGCTTTTCGTACAGCGGGTACCACGAGCGGTCGCTCAGCGGCTTGCCGGTCCAGTGGCCGCCCGAAGGGTCCGGGTTCAGGTTGACGGCGACGTTGCGGAATTCTTCGATGCAACGGGTCAGTTCCGGAATGCAGGTGGCGACGTCCACGCCGGGGCTTTGCGGCAGCATGGCGGCGGGCACGAAGTGTTCGGGGAACAGTTCGGCCACGCGAAAGCAGATTTCATTGCAGATCGCGGCCCAGGTGGCGGACACCTGGAAGTCGCCGATGTGGTGCGCCATGAAGGACGCGCGCGGGCTGAAGATCGTCACGTCGTGGCCGCGCTCTTTCATGATCCGCAGCTGGTTGGTTTCGATCGATTCGCGCAGTTCGTCGTCGCTGATCTTCAGGTCGGCGGGGTTCGGCGGCGTCGTCTTGTTGTTGAAGGCGGCGACCTGCTGGTTGCGCCAGTCTTCAAGCGCTTTGGGGGCGGTGGTGTAGTGACCGTGGCAATCGATGATCATTGCGGGTTCCAGTAAAGATTCGCGGTGGGACTCATACGTACGCCATGTTGCAAGACGGTGCGACTAGCGGTCAAATATATGTTTTCGCGCCGACCCATATCGAAATTTGAATGGGTTATGCTGCACTGCAAGGCTTTCCGGGACAGCACGATGGATTTACGTCAACTGCGTTACTTCGTGGCCGTGGCCGAGGCCATGAGTTTTACGGTGGCCGCGCGCAATCTGAACATCAGCCAGCCGCCACTGAGCATGCACATTCGGGCGCTGGAAGATGCCCTGGGCACTCGCCTGTTCGACCGCACGCACCGCACCATTACCTTGACCGAAGCGGGCGTTGTCTTCCTGGAGCAGGCGCGGCTGACGCTAAGCCAGATGGAAAGCGCCGTGCGCCTGACCAAGCTGGCGGGGCAGGGCGAGACGGGATTGCTGCGGATTGCGTTTACCAATTCGGTTCCGCTGATCCCGGGCTTTGCCCAGCTGATCAAACGATTCCGCCGGCAGTACCCGCTTGCCCGTCTGGAAATCGTCCACATGCCGACCGGCCCGCAGCTGCGGGCGCTGGAAGACCGGAGCATCGACATTGGCCTGATGCGCCCCGCGCCGCAGTTCCAGCCGCCCGCGCACCTGCGCTTTGTCCAGCTGTGGAATAACGAATTGCGGGTCGTCATGCCCACGGACCACCCCCTGGCCGCCCTGAACCGCCCGCTGGCGATCAAGGAACTGGCCGACGAACCGCTGATCCTGTTCCCCCGAGACATCAGCTGCGGCCTGCACGAGCAGATCACCCAGCTGTTCAACGACGCCGGCACCGTCCCGCACCTGGGGCAGGAGGCCCGCGAAGCGGTCACCATCGTCGGGCTGGTGGCTGCTGGCGTGGGCATTTCGCTGCTGCCCGATGTGTACGCCAGCCTGCAGACCACCGGCATCCACTACGCCCGGCTTGCTGCGCGCACGACCAACTGTCCGCTTTTCCTGGCGCACCACAACGACAACCCGACCGACCTGGCAGCGAGGTTCGTCGCCTTGGCGCAATCCGAAATTGCGGCGGCTTCGCTTCAGCCAGGCAACGCGGCCCGGCCACGCGCCACCGAGGCTAACGAGCCGATTCCTGCGTAGTCGTAGGGGATCCGCCTGGCAGGCTGAATGTGGAATAAGCCCGCCCCAAAATCCGGCCCCTTCAAGACTTCCCGCCTCGAAGCAACCGGCCTCGAAGCAAACCGCCTCGAAGCAACTCGCCTCAAAACAGCCGCCTTAAAACAGCCCGCCGTCCACGAACAGCCCCGCCAGCAATTTCTTGACCGGCGCGGGCAACGCCGCATCCCCCGCCCGCGCCACGGGCATCCACCACCATTCGGCCTTGTCCAGTCCCGTACCAGGCGCGGCGCCATCGGCGGCAGCCGCCTCGTCCACCCGAACATGCCAGGGCGTCACATGCAGCTTGAAATGCGTGAACGTGTGCGAAAACACCGGCAATTCAAACGCTTCCTGCGCCTTCACTCCCAGCTCCCGCCAAGCCGCCTCGGCGCCCGACGCCAGCGCAAACTCCGGCAGACTCCACAGCCCACCCCAGATCCCGGGTGATGGCCGCATCTTCAACAGCACACACCCGTCACGCTCCAGCACCAGCATTCCGGTGTCCCGTTCCGGCGACTTTTTGCGCACCTTGGGCGTCGGCAAATCGTGCTGACGCGCTTCCCGCAGCGCCACGCACGTTCCCCGAACCGGGCACCGCCCGCAGTCTGGGGCCCCTCGCGTACAGACCGTCGCGCCCAGATCCATCAGCCCTTGCGTGTACGACCGCATGTCGTCCGCCGTCGTGCTGCTCACGACCGGCAGGTTTTCGCCCGCCAGTCCCCACATGATCAGTTCCACGGGCCGCTTCGACGGGTCGCCCTCGATCCCGAAGTGCCGCGCGAAGACCCGTTTCACGTTTCCATCCAGGATCGGGCTGCGCTCGCCATACGCAAACGCCGCAATGGCTGCCGCAGTGGATCGGCCAATGCCCGGCAGCGTCTCGATATCCGCCGCCGTGGGCGGAAATTGCCCGCCCCAGTTGGCCAGCACTTGCTGAGCACAGGCATGCAGGTTCCGCGCACGGGTGTAGTAGCCCAGCCCCGCCCACAGCTGCATGACGTCTTCGGCCGGCGCGCGCGCCAGGTCGGCCACGGTCGGAAAGGTGTCCAGGAAACGTTCGTAGTAAGGGATCACTGTCGCCACCTGCGTCTGCTGCAGCATGATTTCCGACAGCCAGATGCGATAGGGATCCTGCGTGTTCTGCCAGGGAAGGGCGTGGCGGCCATGCTGGCGCTGCCACGTGACGACGTGCTCGGAAAACGTGCTCATGGGATGGGGATAGAAAGCGGTGAAGAGAAGAATCGTGCAAGACGCCTTGGTCGGGACGCCGCGGGAACCAGGCAGACACGGCGCGGCCCGTCGCAAGGCGTCACGCCGCAGTGGTCCGGCGTTCGGGCCGTCATGGCTTCTGGCAGCGCGGGCAATAGTAGGTCGCCCGCTGACCCTGCACGATCTTGCGGATGGGCGTTGCGCATACCCGGCAGGGCAGCCCGGCCCGGTCATAGACGTAGGCCCCGATCTGGAAGTAGCCGGACTCGCCCCCCGCGCCGACATAATCCCGCAGCGAACTGCCGCCGGCTTCAATGGCGCTGCCCAGGGTGGCCTTGACTGCCTCGGCCAGCTTGTCATAACGCCTGGGCCCGATCTTGGATGCGATGGTCCGGGGGTGAATGCCCGCCCGAAACAGGCTTTCGGACGCGTAAATATTACCGACCCCGACCACGATATCCCCGCCCAGCAGCACTTGTTTCACCGCCTGCTTGCGGTTGCGCGTCAGCCGATGCAGCCATCCGCCATCAAACCTCGGGTCAAAGGGTTCGATTCCCAGGTGGCCCAGCAAAGGGTGAGTCAACACATCGCCGCTGGACGCCGGATGCCATAGCACCGCACCAAAACGCCGGGGATCGTGCAGCCGCAGCACCCCGCGGTCGAACACCCAGTCGACATGATCGTGTTTGCGCGGGGCTTCGTCCGGATGCACATGGCGCAGCGATCCGGACATGCCCAGGTGGACGATCATCGTGCCGGTCTCGAAGGGCAGCAGCAGATATTTGCCGCGCCGGGCCACCGCCGACACGCTGCGGCCGTCGACCTGCCGGGACAGGTCATCGGGAATCGGCCAGCGAAACCGGGATTCGCGAACCACCAGGCGACGCAGCACCTGGCCATCGACGGTCGGAGAGATACCGCGTCGTGTGACCTCGACTTCGGGGAGTTCTGGCATAGTTGTTGCTGGAGTTGTTTCCGGAATTACTGTGGGATTGAGGCGAAGGCAACGCCGGGCGACGCTGCAGGCCCGTCGATCGGGAACCGCGACAGGTCAGGCGAACCTGGGCTGCCATTGAACCGCCGGACGCGGCCGCGGTCCGATAGAACCTGCCGTGGACCCGCTATGCTGAACCCGTCCGCAAGTTGTCGACCCGCGTTATTGCACCTGCCGCGGCGGGACCCGTTACCGGACCGAAATGTGTCCGCGGCTGGAAACCAAGTGGGGCCTGATCGTCAGGAACCCAGTGCTAACATCCCCACTGTCGGGCTGGCGCCTCTGATGCGCCGAGGAATTGTGCCATGTTGTCAAACACGTATCGCAGGAAGTTGGCGGCACTCGGGCTGGGCCTGTTGGCAAGCACGATGGCCTTTGCACAGTCGGGGGGTGAAGAACCGTCCGACGGCTTCCTGGTGCCCGGATTGAGCGTGTCGCCCCAGGGGCCGCGCACCGGTGCGCCTAAGGCGCTGCCGCAAGTTGAACTGACTGGCGAAATCCTGTTCCAGGTCCTGGCTTCCGAAGTCGCCGCCCAGCGGGGCGCGCTGTCGGCCGCGACGGGCACGTCGCTGGAACTGGCCCGTTTCACCCGGGATCCCCGACTGGCGCGCCGCGCGGTGGAGTTCGCGCTGACTTCCGGCGACCTGGTGCGCGCGCTTGACGCCGCGCAGGTCTGGGTCGAACTGGATCCGGCCGATGTCGAAGCCCGCCAGACCTCGCTGTCGCTGGCTGCCGCCGCCGGCCGTATCGAAGGCCTGGGCGCCGCCTTGCGGTCGCGCATCGCCACGGCCAGTGCGGCCGAAAAGCCTGCTGCCATCGTCGAAGCCCGCCGGGTACTGGGCCGGCTGGAAGACCGCCGCCGCGCGCTCGACATTCTTGATGAAGCCCTGACCGACGTTCGCGAACTGCCGGAAGCCCGCATGGCCCTGGCCCGCGCCGCCGCTGCCGCGAACGACGCGCCGCGCGCTTTGCGCGAAGCCCGCGCCGCGCAGGCGGCCCAGCCGGATTCCGAAGCCGCCGCAGCCCTGGTGCTGCAGACCGGTATTGAAAGCGAGCCCGACAAGGTCATTGCCGCCACCCGCGCCTTCATTGCATCGCACCCCAAGGCTCGCGAACTGCGTGTGCTGCTGGTGCGCGCGCTGGCCCAGGTGCAGGACGTGGACGGTGCCCGCGCCGAACTCGATTCCATGTCGCGCGCCAATCCCGAAGACTTCGAAGTGCTGTACATGCAGGGCGCGCTGGCCTACCAGACGGGCCAGCTCGACGATGCCGAAAAGTACCTGAAGCAGTATTCGGCAATCGAAGACCAGCGCGCCGCCGCTGGCCAGCCCGTGCCGACGCCGCCTGAAGGCAACGCCGCCTTGCTGCTGCGTGTGCAGGTGGCCGAAGAACAGAAGCGCTACGACGACGCCTACGAGCTGTTGCAAGGCATTCAGGACCCGGCTGCCGCGTTCCCGGCCCGCCTGCGCCAGGCCGTGATCCGCGCCAAGCAGGGCCGTCTGGACGATGCCCGCAAGGTGCTGGCTATCCTGGACCCGCGCGACACCCGCGAAGGGGTGCAGGTCGCAATGACCGAATCGCAGATCCTGCGCGACGCGAACAAGATGGACGAGGCCACCAAGGTGCTGGCCGATGCCAACACCAAGTACCCCGACAACCCCGTGATCATGTACGACCTTGCCATGCTGAACGAGCGCGAAGGCAAGATCGCCGAGATGGAAACGCTGCTGCGCCGGGTGATCGCGGTCAAGCCGGATCATGCGCACGCCTACAACGCGCTGGGCTACTCGCTGGCCGACCGCAAGCTGCGTCTGCCTGAAGCCAAGGCGCTGGTGGAACGCGCCCTGAACCTGCAGCCTGATGACGCCTTCATCATCGACAGCATGGGGTGGGTCTATTACCGGATGGGCGACAACGCCAGGGCGCTGTCCTACCTGGAACGTGCCTACAGCCTGCGTCCCGACGCCGAAATCGCGATCCACCTGGGTGAAGTGCTGTGGGCCTCGGGCCAGCAGGACAAGGCCCGCCAGCTGTGGCGCGACGTCAGCCAGAAGGATCCGGGCAACGAAGCCCTGCGGACGACGCTGGCGCGCCTGGAGGCGACGCTTTGAAGGCAGGGGTGATGCGTTCGGCAGCAATGAGATCAAAGGCGTCGCGCTCTGGGGCGCCGCGCCAGCCGCTGATGCGTTCCGGGGGGCTGAAGCCCGGCACGGTGCGGTCGATAGCGAGGAGTTCCGTGAAGATCCGTTGCGCGAAGATCCGTTCCGGGCTGATGCGGCTTCTGTTCCCGGCAATTCTGATCGGCGCACTCTCTGCCTGCGCCGTGCCCGTTCCTATCCCTGTGCCTGGTGGCGCTTCAGAAGCGCCGACCGCCGCGGCTTTGTCCCGGGTCGGCCGATTCGCCCTGCGGGTCGATGAAGTCGGTGGCAAGCAGAACGCCGTGCAGGGCGGCTTTGCCTGGCGCGATGATGGCCAAAGCCTGGTGCTCGATCTGGTGTCGCCCCTCGGCGCAACGCTGGCCCGCGTTGAAGCCGGCCCGCAAGGCGCCATGCTGCGCGAAGCCAACGGCACCGAAACCCACGCATTGAATCCCGACGCGCTGGTTGCCCTGGTGCTTGGCAGCCGCATTCCGGTTGCCGGCATGCGCGACTGGCTGCGCGGCGCCTTGCCCGACAGCCCACCCGCCACGGTCACCGAAAAAGACGCCCAGGGCCGCCCCACGGCCTTCGAACAAGCCGGCTGGCAGGTGCAGGCGTCGCAGTACGACGCCGCCGGCCCGACGCGCATGGCCTTGCAGCGGCAAGAACCCACCGGGCAGAATGTCGACCTTCGGCTGGTGATCAACACGCCGTAGTCGTCTGGCGCCGTATTGCGTATGGGTCAGGCGCGGTCTGGCCTGATTGCCTTGACCGCGCAGCCATCCACTCCTGCTTCCGCACCCATGCCTTCTCTGCGCGACATTCCGGCCCCGGCCAAGATCAACCTGTTCCTGCACGTGACCGGCCGCCGCGCCGACGGCTATCACCTGCTGCAGACGGCGTTCCGCTTCATTGATCTGCAAGACACGCTGCACATTGCCACGCGCGATGACGGCCGCATCACACGCATCAATGACATTCCCGGTGTGCCCGAAGACGACGATCTGGTGATCCGCGCGGCCCGGTCCCTGCAGGCTGCAACGGGCTGCACGCTGGGTGCAGAAATCGAGCTGGTCAAAAATATTCCGATGGGCGGCGGATTGGGTGGGGGATCCAGCGACGCCGCATCCGTGCTGCTCGCTTTGAACCGTCTGTGGGACTGCGGATTGACGCGCGAACAACTGATGGAACTGGCGCTGCCGCTGGGCGCGGACGTGCCCGTGTTTGTGTTCGGCCGCAATGCGTTTGCCGAAGGCGTGGGCGAGCAATTGAGCCCGCTCAGCCTGCCGCCGCGTTGGTATGTGATCGTGCAGCCGGACGCCAGCGTGCCGACGCCAGAGATTTTTCGCGCCCCCGAGTTGACAAGGGATTCTGCTCCGGTCAGAATAGCGGACTTTTCTGGGAGCAGTACTTCTTCCAGTTTGAAGAACGACCTTGAGCCGGTCGCATTTGCCAGGTTCCCCGAAGTGGCCCGTATCGCGGGCGTGGTGAACGAAGTGTTGGCAAATGGGATGCAGTCCAACGTGCTCAGTCCAGGCCGCAAGGTCAGGATGTCCGGGTCGGGTGCATGTCTGTTCGTGGAATGCGACACGCCGGAACAGGCAAGCTGGGCGGTTGAACAAATCGCCGGTAGAATGCGCCAGCGCAGTAATGCTGAAGGTAGCAATGCTGAAAGCGCAGCAGTCGAAGAAAGCATGACCGATCTGCCCTACGTGAGGATCAACCGTGTATGTGCCGGCCTCGCTGTCCATCCCCTGCTAGAATGGGTGGCTTGAACAGATCGAATCATGAGGTAAAATAGCGATCGCGCTGATGAAAATCGCCGTCCGCTACACGCGATGTTTGCCGACACAGCCGGGAAACGTACGCTGCAAGTTTTTACGGCCTTGATGAAGTTTGCTTGATCAGGGCCAAGTGTTGGGGAGTCGCCAAGCTGGTTAAGGCACCGGATTTTGATTCCGGCATGCGAAGGTTCGAATCCTTCTTCCCCAGCCACCGCTCTTGACCGAAAAGCTGTTGATGCCCTCGGATCACTCCGTTGGTATCAACAGCTTTGTTGTTTTGTCGATCGGCTCCTAGAGCCATAGCCACGGGCGATGCGTCATGGCGCAAGAAAATTTCATGATTTTCACGGGGACGGCCAATCCCCGGCTGGCAGCAGACGTTGCCAGCCATCTTGGCATGCCACTGGGCAAGATGAGCGTAGGTCGGTTCTCCGACGGCGAAGTCATGGTGGAGATCAACGAAAACGTCCGCGGTAAAGACGTCTTCGTTCTGCAGCCCACCTGTGCCCCGACGAACGACAACCTCATGGAAATCATGGTGATGGTCGACGCCCTGCGTCGGGCATCCGCGGGTCGTATCACGGCAGCCATCCCTTACTTCGGTTATGCCCGTCAAGACCGCCGCCCGCGCTCCGCGCGTGTTGCGATCTCGGCCAAGGTCGTTGCCAACATGCTCCAGGTCGTCGGTGTCGACCGCGTGTTGACGATGGACCTGCATGCCGACCAGATCCAGGGCTTCTTCGATATCCCGGTCGACAACATCTATGCCGCCCCGATCCTGCTGGGCGACATCTGGAAGCGCAATCTGGCCAACCTGATCGTCGTGTCTCCGGACGTCGGCGGCGTGGTGCGGGCCCGGGCGCTGGCCAAG
This window encodes:
- a CDS encoding LysR family transcriptional regulator — its product is MDLRQLRYFVAVAEAMSFTVAARNLNISQPPLSMHIRALEDALGTRLFDRTHRTITLTEAGVVFLEQARLTLSQMESAVRLTKLAGQGETGLLRIAFTNSVPLIPGFAQLIKRFRRQYPLARLEIVHMPTGPQLRALEDRSIDIGLMRPAPQFQPPAHLRFVQLWNNELRVVMPTDHPLAALNRPLAIKELADEPLILFPRDISCGLHEQITQLFNDAGTVPHLGQEAREAVTIVGLVAAGVGISLLPDVYASLQTTGIHYARLAARTTNCPLFLAHHNDNPTDLAARFVALAQSEIAAASLQPGNAARPRATEANEPIPA
- the mutY gene encoding A/G-specific adenine glycosylase — its product is MSTFSEHVVTWQRQHGRHALPWQNTQDPYRIWLSEIMLQQTQVATVIPYYERFLDTFPTVADLARAPAEDVMQLWAGLGYYTRARNLHACAQQVLANWGGQFPPTAADIETLPGIGRSTAAAIAAFAYGERSPILDGNVKRVFARHFGIEGDPSKRPVELIMWGLAGENLPVVSSTTADDMRSYTQGLMDLGATVCTRGAPDCGRCPVRGTCVALREARQHDLPTPKVRKKSPERDTGMLVLERDGCVLLKMRPSPGIWGGLWSLPEFALASGAEAAWRELGVKAQEAFELPVFSHTFTHFKLHVTPWHVRVDEAAAADGAAPGTGLDKAEWWWMPVARAGDAALPAPVKKLLAGLFVDGGLF
- the mutM gene encoding bifunctional DNA-formamidopyrimidine glycosylase/DNA-(apurinic or apyrimidinic site) lyase, with translation MPELPEVEVTRRGISPTVDGQVLRRLVVRESRFRWPIPDDLSRQVDGRSVSAVARRGKYLLLPFETGTMIVHLGMSGSLRHVHPDEAPRKHDHVDWVFDRGVLRLHDPRRFGAVLWHPASSGDVLTHPLLGHLGIEPFDPRFDGGWLHRLTRNRKQAVKQVLLGGDIVVGVGNIYASESLFRAGIHPRTIASKIGPRRYDKLAEAVKATLGSAIEAGGSSLRDYVGAGGESGYFQIGAYVYDRAGLPCRVCATPIRKIVQGQRATYYCPRCQKP
- a CDS encoding tetratricopeptide repeat protein, whose product is MLSNTYRRKLAALGLGLLASTMAFAQSGGEEPSDGFLVPGLSVSPQGPRTGAPKALPQVELTGEILFQVLASEVAAQRGALSAATGTSLELARFTRDPRLARRAVEFALTSGDLVRALDAAQVWVELDPADVEARQTSLSLAAAAGRIEGLGAALRSRIATASAAEKPAAIVEARRVLGRLEDRRRALDILDEALTDVRELPEARMALARAAAAANDAPRALREARAAQAAQPDSEAAAALVLQTGIESEPDKVIAATRAFIASHPKARELRVLLVRALAQVQDVDGARAELDSMSRANPEDFEVLYMQGALAYQTGQLDDAEKYLKQYSAIEDQRAAAGQPVPTPPEGNAALLLRVQVAEEQKRYDDAYELLQGIQDPAAAFPARLRQAVIRAKQGRLDDARKVLAILDPRDTREGVQVAMTESQILRDANKMDEATKVLADANTKYPDNPVIMYDLAMLNEREGKIAEMETLLRRVIAVKPDHAHAYNALGYSLADRKLRLPEAKALVERALNLQPDDAFIIDSMGWVYYRMGDNARALSYLERAYSLRPDAEIAIHLGEVLWASGQQDKARQLWRDVSQKDPGNEALRTTLARLEATL
- a CDS encoding outer membrane lipoprotein LolB encodes the protein MRLLFPAILIGALSACAVPVPIPVPGGASEAPTAAALSRVGRFALRVDEVGGKQNAVQGGFAWRDDGQSLVLDLVSPLGATLARVEAGPQGAMLREANGTETHALNPDALVALVLGSRIPVAGMRDWLRGALPDSPPATVTEKDAQGRPTAFEQAGWQVQASQYDAAGPTRMALQRQEPTGQNVDLRLVINTP